The following coding sequences are from one Rubrobacter radiotolerans DSM 5868 window:
- a CDS encoding cation-translocating P-type ATPase: MSSGDETRRTAVQTQGLTAAEAAARLRRDGANVLPVAAPPPAWRLLLGQMVHFFAVLLWVAGGLAFVAGMPELGVAIFVVVVINGVFAFFQEHRAERAAERLRDLLPRRATVVRDGAPVEVDASELVVGDVVALGSGDRVSADLRVLEAHALRLDTSTLTGESVPVSVEADDVALAGTFVVEGEGFAVVEATGSDTRLSGIASLTGTGERPRTPLARELDRVVRTVAAVAVSVGAVFFAVSLLVGTPASSGFLFAIGVTVALVPEGLLPTITLSLAMGAQRMAARHALVRHLESVETLGSTTFICTDKTGTLTRNEMSVVEAWTPSGAAGVSGTGYAPEGEVRAEASAYPAIRDLARVAARCSTGRAVEREGRWVARGDPMEAALYTFARRAGVDVEDDERRVPETRRFPFDPRRRRMSVVVGERLLVKGAPDSVLPGCRETNGAEDRLAEMAQKGLRVIAVAARNITEVPDNADEAERDLELLGLVGLEDPPREAAAGAVAACRQAGIRLAMLTGDHPSTAEAIAKEVGLLGEESVIVEGRELPEDEAMLGALLDRDGVVVSRVEPEDKLRIAHALQARGHVVAMTGDGVNDGPALQQADIGIAMGRSGTDVAREAADLVLLNDDFATIVAAVEQGRATFANVRRFLTYHLTDNVAELTPFVVWALSGGQFPLALGVLQILALDIGTDLLPSLALGAEPPRPDSLKEPPRGRHLIDGPLLRRVFGVLGPAEALVEMSAFVAALAAAGWRPGESFPTGPALLAASGAAFAAVVLGQMANAFACRSTTRWAGSLGWTSNRLLVGAVAFELLALAGFLFVGPVASLLGHAPPPLWGWAVAALAAPAVLLADAVHKAARRRRQTAPKR, encoded by the coding sequence ATGAGTTCCGGCGACGAGACCCGGAGAACCGCCGTACAGACGCAGGGACTTACGGCCGCGGAGGCGGCGGCCCGGCTTCGGCGCGACGGCGCGAACGTGTTGCCCGTCGCCGCGCCCCCGCCGGCGTGGCGACTACTTCTCGGGCAGATGGTCCACTTCTTCGCCGTCCTGCTCTGGGTGGCCGGCGGGCTGGCTTTCGTGGCCGGGATGCCGGAGCTAGGGGTCGCGATCTTCGTCGTCGTCGTGATCAACGGCGTCTTCGCCTTTTTTCAGGAGCACCGGGCAGAGCGCGCCGCCGAGCGTCTGCGCGACCTTCTGCCTCGCAGGGCCACGGTGGTGCGCGACGGCGCACCCGTCGAGGTGGACGCCTCCGAGCTCGTTGTCGGGGACGTCGTCGCGCTCGGGTCGGGGGACCGTGTCTCTGCGGACCTGCGCGTGCTCGAGGCGCACGCCCTGAGGCTCGACACCTCGACCCTGACCGGAGAGAGCGTCCCCGTGAGCGTCGAGGCGGACGACGTCGCCCTCGCCGGTACCTTTGTCGTGGAGGGGGAGGGGTTCGCCGTGGTGGAGGCGACCGGCTCCGACACGAGGCTCTCCGGCATAGCGAGCCTTACGGGGACCGGCGAGCGGCCGCGCACCCCGCTCGCCAGGGAACTCGACCGCGTGGTCCGTACGGTCGCGGCGGTCGCGGTCAGCGTCGGCGCCGTCTTCTTTGCCGTCTCCCTTCTTGTCGGCACGCCCGCCAGCTCCGGCTTTCTGTTCGCCATCGGCGTCACGGTCGCCCTGGTGCCCGAGGGACTGCTACCCACGATCACCCTCTCCCTTGCGATGGGCGCTCAGCGCATGGCCGCCCGGCACGCGCTCGTTCGCCACCTGGAGTCGGTCGAGACGCTCGGGTCCACCACGTTTATCTGCACGGACAAGACCGGAACCCTTACGCGCAACGAGATGTCCGTGGTCGAGGCCTGGACACCCTCCGGCGCAGCCGGAGTCTCCGGGACGGGTTATGCACCCGAGGGCGAGGTCCGGGCGGAGGCTTCGGCATATCCCGCGATCAGGGACCTGGCGCGCGTTGCGGCCCGGTGCTCCACGGGGAGAGCCGTCGAGAGAGAAGGTCGCTGGGTCGCCCGGGGCGACCCGATGGAGGCCGCGCTCTACACGTTTGCCCGGCGAGCCGGAGTCGACGTGGAGGACGACGAGCGGCGCGTCCCAGAGACCAGGCGCTTCCCCTTCGACCCTCGTCGAAGAAGGATGTCCGTCGTGGTCGGGGAGAGGCTTCTGGTCAAGGGCGCGCCCGACAGCGTGCTGCCCGGCTGCCGGGAGACCAACGGTGCGGAAGACAGGCTGGCCGAGATGGCGCAGAAAGGTCTGCGCGTCATCGCCGTCGCCGCCCGGAACATCACAGAGGTTCCCGACAACGCCGACGAAGCCGAGAGGGACCTGGAGTTGCTCGGGCTGGTTGGTCTTGAGGACCCGCCGCGGGAGGCGGCCGCAGGTGCGGTAGCCGCGTGCCGCCAGGCAGGCATAAGGCTCGCGATGCTGACGGGAGACCATCCTTCCACGGCGGAGGCGATCGCGAAGGAGGTAGGACTCCTCGGGGAAGAGTCCGTGATCGTCGAGGGTCGCGAGCTACCCGAAGACGAGGCGATGCTCGGCGCGCTGCTCGACCGGGACGGGGTCGTCGTAAGCCGGGTCGAGCCCGAGGACAAGCTCCGCATCGCGCACGCCCTTCAGGCGCGGGGCCACGTCGTCGCAATGACCGGCGACGGGGTCAACGACGGACCCGCGCTCCAGCAGGCGGACATCGGGATCGCGATGGGAAGGTCCGGCACCGACGTTGCGCGGGAGGCGGCCGACCTCGTGCTGCTGAACGACGACTTTGCAACGATCGTCGCCGCAGTCGAGCAGGGACGCGCGACCTTCGCCAACGTCCGCCGCTTCCTGACCTACCACCTCACCGACAACGTCGCGGAGCTGACACCCTTCGTGGTCTGGGCGCTCTCGGGCGGGCAGTTCCCGCTCGCCCTCGGCGTACTCCAGATCCTGGCCCTCGACATCGGGACGGACCTCCTGCCGTCCCTCGCGCTCGGGGCGGAGCCGCCCAGACCGGACTCCCTGAAGGAGCCCCCGCGCGGCCGACACCTGATCGACGGCCCCCTCCTGCGGCGGGTCTTCGGCGTGCTGGGGCCGGCGGAAGCCCTGGTAGAGATGTCCGCTTTCGTGGCGGCGCTGGCCGCCGCCGGCTGGCGTCCGGGAGAGAGCTTCCCGACCGGACCGGCCCTGCTGGCCGCCTCGGGGGCCGCGTTCGCCGCGGTTGTGCTGGGTCAGATGGCGAACGCCTTCGCCTGTCGCAGCACGACCCGCTGGGCCGGTTCTCTGGGATGGACCTCCAACAGGCTCCTCGTCGGCGCCGTTGCGTTCGAGCTTCTGGCGCTCGCCGGGTTCCTGTTCGTAGGCCCCGTAGCCTCGCTGCTCGGACATGCTCCGCCGCCGCTGTGGGGCTGGGCGGTCGCCGCTCTCGCCGCGCCCGCCGTTCTTCTCGCCGACGCCGTCCACAAGGCGGCGCGTAGAAGGCGCCAAACGGCCCCGAAACGGTGA
- a CDS encoding MFS transporter, giving the protein MNGRSALGFVVLFGVVSLLADMTYEGARSITGPYLAFLGASAAAAGLVAGAGEFVGYALRLVFGYLTDRTGRFWAITIWGYAITFVAVPLLALAGSWEVATLLIVAERLGKAIRTPARDAMLSHAASGLGRGWGFGLHEALDQTGAVIGPLMVAAVLYFGGGYSGGFGILLFPAALATAVLLLTRYRYPRPRELEEEAQEGPAAPGDGRRLPQVFWLYMAFVAVGVAGYPHFQLISYHFGAGSVVPAAQIPVFFSIAMGVDALVALLAGRVFDRAGLQVLLCVPLLALPIAPLAFSSGYWMALAGTVLWGAVMGVQESTMRAAVAGMSLPEIRGTAYGVFNTAFGLFWFAGSALMGLLYEASINYLIVFSVGLQLLSVPLLVLAHRKVLRG; this is encoded by the coding sequence ATGAACGGCCGCTCGGCTCTCGGGTTCGTGGTCCTGTTCGGTGTTGTGAGCCTCCTTGCCGACATGACCTACGAGGGTGCGAGAAGCATTACGGGTCCCTACCTGGCCTTCTTGGGAGCGAGCGCAGCCGCTGCGGGCCTCGTGGCCGGGGCCGGGGAGTTTGTCGGGTACGCTTTGCGCCTCGTCTTCGGATATCTCACAGACCGGACGGGGAGGTTCTGGGCGATCACGATCTGGGGTTACGCCATCACCTTCGTGGCCGTCCCGCTTCTGGCGCTTGCCGGAAGCTGGGAGGTGGCCACGCTCCTCATCGTCGCGGAGCGGCTCGGGAAGGCTATCCGCACTCCGGCCCGCGACGCCATGCTCTCGCATGCCGCCTCTGGCCTGGGACGCGGCTGGGGGTTCGGCCTGCACGAGGCCCTGGATCAAACAGGAGCCGTGATCGGGCCGCTGATGGTAGCGGCTGTGCTGTACTTCGGCGGTGGATACTCGGGGGGATTCGGCATCCTGCTTTTTCCGGCTGCCCTGGCGACGGCTGTACTCCTTCTCACCCGTTACCGATATCCAAGACCCCGGGAGCTGGAAGAAGAGGCGCAGGAAGGCCCGGCGGCTCCGGGCGACGGACGGCGACTTCCGCAGGTGTTCTGGCTCTACATGGCCTTCGTGGCCGTCGGCGTCGCAGGATACCCTCATTTCCAGCTCATCTCCTACCACTTCGGCGCCGGGTCCGTGGTGCCCGCCGCGCAGATCCCCGTCTTTTTCTCCATTGCCATGGGGGTCGACGCGCTGGTCGCCCTTCTGGCGGGCCGGGTCTTTGACCGGGCGGGGTTGCAGGTTCTGCTCTGCGTTCCCCTTCTCGCGCTGCCCATCGCGCCGCTGGCCTTCTCCTCCGGATACTGGATGGCGCTTGCCGGGACCGTTCTGTGGGGCGCGGTAATGGGGGTGCAGGAGAGCACGATGCGGGCCGCCGTAGCGGGTATGTCTCTGCCGGAGATAAGAGGAACGGCCTACGGCGTCTTCAACACCGCCTTCGGTCTCTTCTGGTTTGCTGGCAGCGCCCTGATGGGCCTGCTCTACGAAGCGAGCATAAACTACCTGATCGTGTTCTCGGTCGGACTCCAACTACTCTCCGTTCCGCTCCTTGTCCTGGCGCACCGAAAAGTCTTGCGCGGCTGA
- a CDS encoding MutS-related protein → MKVFLMHRSRDIDLGQEPPPNHEELTKDLELDTLAGAMADGDRFLFDVAKNVVLASLTDPDAIVYRQRALADCLDHPSVLRRMYGIAVEATESKRRVYGGLFRDSPERILSRSVRVLELLMESLKQLRQLAEEHAAEFRSEAFTRLFAMLADELSDEYLAKVERYLRELKLRRGVLMSAGLDRGNKGTNYVLHRLPEQSWLERIAERITDKGNQSYGFQVPERDENGFRALSRLEDKGVNLVANALAQAADHVLSFFGVLRTELAFYIGCVNLHGRLAEKGEPVCFPDPKPAGVPVLSARQLYDVCLSLHLEERTVGNDVDAENKLLVMVTGANQGGKSTFLRSVGLAQLMMQSGMFAPAESFRADICKGVFTHYRREEDAGMESGKLDEELRRMSEIADSITANCILLCNESFAATNEREGSEIARQVIRALTEADVKVVFVTHLFDLAHGFHIQGSDDVLFLRAERRPDGGRTFRLLEGEPLPTSYGEDSYRRIFGAPPGEARVPRTSDCEEAQGDL, encoded by the coding sequence ATGAAAGTCTTTCTCATGCATCGATCCCGGGACATAGACCTGGGACAAGAGCCTCCCCCAAACCACGAAGAACTCACCAAAGACCTCGAGTTGGACACGCTCGCAGGAGCCATGGCCGACGGAGACCGTTTTCTGTTCGATGTCGCAAAAAACGTTGTCCTTGCGAGCCTGACCGATCCGGACGCGATCGTCTACCGCCAGCGCGCGCTGGCCGACTGCCTCGATCACCCTTCCGTTCTCCGGCGAATGTACGGCATTGCGGTCGAGGCGACCGAGAGCAAGCGCAGAGTGTATGGAGGGCTTTTCAGAGACTCGCCAGAGAGGATCCTGAGCAGGTCCGTCAGGGTGCTGGAGCTTCTCATGGAAAGCCTCAAGCAGCTCCGACAGCTCGCTGAGGAGCACGCGGCCGAGTTCCGCTCGGAGGCTTTCACCCGGCTCTTTGCCATGCTGGCCGATGAACTGAGCGACGAGTACCTGGCGAAGGTCGAGAGGTATCTTCGGGAGCTCAAGCTCCGGCGCGGCGTCCTGATGAGCGCCGGGCTCGACCGGGGGAACAAGGGTACGAACTATGTCCTTCACCGCCTTCCAGAGCAGAGCTGGCTGGAACGAATCGCCGAAAGGATCACCGACAAGGGCAACCAGAGCTACGGTTTTCAGGTCCCCGAGCGGGACGAAAACGGCTTCAGGGCACTCTCCAGGCTGGAGGACAAGGGGGTCAACCTCGTCGCTAACGCGCTTGCTCAGGCCGCCGATCACGTCCTCAGCTTCTTCGGCGTGCTGCGTACGGAACTCGCCTTCTATATCGGCTGCGTAAACCTTCATGGACGGCTCGCAGAGAAGGGCGAGCCGGTGTGCTTTCCCGACCCGAAGCCGGCTGGCGTCCCCGTACTCTCGGCCCGGCAACTCTACGACGTCTGCCTCTCGCTTCACCTGGAAGAGCGAACAGTGGGCAACGACGTGGACGCAGAGAACAAGTTGCTGGTAATGGTTACCGGCGCAAACCAGGGCGGCAAGTCCACTTTCCTGCGCAGCGTCGGTCTGGCGCAGCTAATGATGCAGAGCGGGATGTTCGCCCCGGCAGAGTCCTTCCGCGCCGACATCTGCAAGGGTGTCTTCACGCACTACAGACGGGAAGAGGACGCCGGCATGGAGAGCGGCAAGCTCGATGAGGAGCTCCGCAGGATGAGCGAGATCGCCGACAGCATCACCGCGAACTGCATCCTGCTGTGCAACGAATCCTTCGCGGCAACGAACGAGAGAGAAGGCTCCGAGATCGCCCGGCAGGTGATCCGCGCGTTGACGGAGGCGGACGTCAAGGTCGTTTTCGTCACGCACCTGTTCGATCTGGCGCACGGATTCCACATACAGGGATCTGATGACGTTCTCTTCCTTCGTGCCGAGAGGAGACCGGACGGCGGGCGCACCTTCCGGCTCCTCGAAGGTGAGCCGCTGCCGACAAGCTACGGCGAAGACTCCTATCGTCGCATCTTCGGCGCTCCTCCCGGCGAGGCCCGGGTGCCCCGGACCTCAGACTGCGAGGAGGCTCAAGGTGACTTGTAG